The following is a genomic window from Malus sylvestris chromosome 7, drMalSylv7.2, whole genome shotgun sequence.
TATTTATCTATGTTAAATAGAACTTTTCATGTTGTATAAACATAAACTTGTGAATAAGTGTATTTTGAATGCATAAAAAAGTCTTCAACTTCTATTACACACTAGTATACTATTTGtaaaataatgaataaatcaaataatagGTTAATATTAAGTTGAATTGGATCAAAATTCATATTTGGATTCATTTATAATCAGATTTCCTATCCTATCTAGATAAGTTATATTGGAAATCTCGATCATTGACGTGTCTAAATGTGCGTACTAAACATGAGAATACAATATCATACACCTCCTTAAACCTCTAATTACACGAACCAAAGAGCCCATAATTAAATGTTTGGACAGGCATTTAGGCGAATTTAGGTAGAAATATGTAACAAAATACTAGACCGAGAGATTAAAAATTCAATACACCACATGAATATCAAAAACCGCTAAACAAAGCATTTTCAAAATACGCATTCAAGTATTCGTATGCAAATTCCTTTGTGCATTGCGTCTAGTCATTTCAAATACATTTATCAAATGTTTTTGTTGTGCATCTCTTACTAGTGTAGTCTAATCGCTCAGTAGTTTAAGCCTCAACCATTATAATTATAAATAGCGGATCTACGACAtcatttttttacacaattttgaCACACATTTTTATGGTCGATTTTGTAATATATTTTAACAATCTGAATCAttcatcattcatagatcatccttgcaaaaaagtaaacaaatttaaaccatTAAGACATTTATTTTGTAGtgaaaaaaatggaagaatacgattctacaaagaaaccctaaacccttaatcTAACATTCATATGGTTTCAAATTTGGATGATTATTGGTAGATATATTTTTTGAgggaaaacttaaaaattaaacagttcagatcgttgaaatacattagAAGTTGCTCCAAAAATTATGTGTCAAAAGTTGTGCAAAAAAGTAGTGTCACGAATCCGGCCATGATTATATTATAATCATGGTTAAGacttaattaaaaacaaaattaacattAGCTTTAATGAAGTTGACTCAACACATCACTTTGGAATAACTAATCTCATCCTTTTACGTTTAATTTTGACCAGCTTGTTGGAAGCCCCATGAATTCCTTGCTTCTAGTACAAGGCCCTATGTGCCAGCATGGTCCCAGATAACTCAATTCACCACAACTAGCATTTGATCTTTGTTGTGAATAATACGTGGATGAACCATATGAATAGtctgttactatttatgcacagtattttcactatttatttgtggaaattttgtaaagtgaatagtattactACAATAACTTTTTCCTATCAAATGAAAGTATgtgaagaagagagaaagggtGAGAGACTcacagaagaggaagaagagaggaaaTAATAGAAAGAattatctttgtactcttattatttcagattataatgaaagcatcaCTGCTGCCCTGATGATGTACTCCAGTTAGAGGAACCtcataaattttgtgtcttgtttagcCCACGTTTACTCAGTCGTCACGGCGCCGTCTATTTTAGACAGTTCCTAACCTTCTCACGTGAAATATCATCCGTCAGATCGAACGGTTAACGGCTGCGATTTGAGCCATTCACAGTTATTCGCTTCTGATGGGTCAGCCGTCAGCCAATAAAAAGGCCCCGTTTCTCTACAAAGAGGCGTCTCCTCCACACATCTCTCGCTCTCGCTCTCAGTCTCTCTTTTGTCTTTCGCGCATTTCAGCGTAGAGCTCAAAGCGGAGACGCCTCGCAGCCACCACCACCGAAGGTATAACCTAAATTCTCTCTTTTGCTATGTTTAGATCTGAATTTTGTCTATATCTCTCTCAGATTTTTTGAGGTTTTTTTCAtttactttcaattttttttctttttcccagaTCTGTATTTCTTTCTGTAATTTTGATTTGCAAAGGTGATTTttttaatcgattaattgtTTTTGTGGATCTGATTATTTGCGGCTTGTTGCAGTGAGATCTAATCTGCTCGATTTGTATGTTTTTACTGTTTCAAATCTGTTCGTCGATGTCGGGTCTGATTTTGTAGTGCATTTATATGGTGGAAGTGTATTGATTTGCTTATTTGTGGACTGTAGATCCAGATCCGTCAGATCTGGACGGTTGTGATTGGTTTTTGAAGTTTGTGATTATTTTCTGCTGTTAATTGGAAGTTTTTGAGATTTTAAAGTGAATACTCTTGAAAAATCTATAAATGGGTAAttctgatatttttttttatgtttatttgCGATGTCGAATAGTCAATTGTCAATTTTTGGTAACAAAGAAATGATTCTTTTTGTAGTCTTAAAAATTGTCAACTGTTTAGGCGCACCTATGTTAATTGAATGTTATTTCGGATGATATGGTTTTTAATTTCTCCGCTGTTATGTTGGTTTGGTTTAATGCGTActgtgattttatttttttcatcgtAGGCAAATGAGTTGGATATTGCGGTTTTAATTCTCAAGCAGAGAGGAATAACCATTTAGTTTATGGCATAGGGATTGAATGCTTTATTGCTTAGGTGCGGCTTTTAGTGAGTAATACACAGAATACCATTTGATATGTTGACATTTCATGTTTAGTACCACTTTTCATGAAAATCCCTCTTTTTTCATGTTTAATACCATTTGAGTAATACACAGAataccattatatatatatatatatatataaaagaagtCTTTTGACTCCTCGATTGGATGATGTTGTGATTCTATTTGAAGTATTGATGGTTGTTTGGATATTCTTTTGTTCCTTGTTAGTACCATGATGTTGATTGCATCTATGAAAATATAGTGCAAAGATCATTGGACATTTTACAGAATAGATGATCTAATAAGTATGTATGTAGTTTTTACTAACCATCTGCTACCTCTTGAGATCATTCTGTGTCATATATTTCATTGTTTTCTGATATTTGATATCAATAGACCTGATGCTCGAGGCTCGGCCTGCTCGTCCTCTATTTGTATATGTCTATCTGGGAGTACAAGGGATTTTATAACTGGTTTTATAGTGTACTTAATGCTTTTAGGCATAACTGATGTCAGTTAGTTTTGGTCAAGCATATCATAATGTTCGTGGTAGATTCTGTTTCTGATATGGTATATGCATACTCTTGTAGGGCAAGTGACAATGGTTGATCAGGTTCAACATCCTTCTGTTGTCCAGAAGGTAGCTGGCCAGCTCCTTCAGCAATCTATCCAGGGTTACGATAATGGCTTCCAAAGACCAGGAATGTACCAAAGACGTGCTTATGGGAACTACACTAATGCTGCACTGCAGTATCCCTTCATGCCAGCATGCAGAGCTACCACTGATATGTCTTTGGTTCCATCAACTGCATCACCCATCTTTGTTCAAGCCCCTGCAGAGAAAGGCCACTTTCTGATTGATTTTCTCATGGGTGGAGTCTCTGCTGCCGTGTCTAAAACTGCTGCTGCCCCAATTGAGCGTGTCAAGCTGTTGATTCAAAACCAGGATGAGATGATCAAAACTGGTCGTTTGTCTCAACCCTACAAGGGCATTGGGGAGTGCTTTAGCCGTACAATCAAGGAAGAGGGTTTTGGTTCATTGTGGAGAGGGAACACTGCCAATGTTATCCGTTACTTCCCCACTCAGGTTTGTAATGTTAATTTTCTACTAAATGTTCCGTTGGCAAAGAAAAGTTTTGATGCGTACTTGTACTAAAATTGTTACCTGGATTTGTTGTAGGCCTTGAACTTTGCATTCAAGGATTACTTCAAGAGGCTGTTCAACTTCAAGAAAGACCGGGACGGTTATTGGAAATGGTTTGCTGGTAACTTGGCTTCAGGAGGTGCTGCTGGtgcttcttctcttttctttgtctACTCGTTGGATTATGCTCGTACTCGTTTGGCTAATGATTCTAAAGCTGCAAAGAAGGGAGGAGAAAGACAATTCAATGGTCTGGTTGATGTCTACAGGAAGACTTTGAAATCTGATGGAATTGCTGGTCTTTACCGTGGATTCAACATCTCCTGTGTTGGAATTATTGTCTACCGTGGTCTCTACTTTGGACTGTATGATTCACTGAAGCCTGTTGTCCTGACTGGAGGCTTGCAGGTTAGTGAATTACTTTTATCTATTCACTTACCTTTTTGTTCATAGTTATATATTCTTATGATGGTGTTGGCTTTGTTTATGTTAGTTGCtagctcaattttggttttttattacgTTCTGTGTAATTGCTGAATATCTTGTATGTGTGCATATTGTTATGGCATAATATTTCTTATATTAGTCATTCatttccctttgagaagggacTATTAATTTTGCAAAAGGTTTAATGATGCGTCTGCTcttctgtttattatttttggCTTTGCTCTATTCTAATGCTTTCTTTGCGAAGCATTACAAAGAATTGTATGAAGTGTCTATTTATGTTGGTTTTTAAAGAATGCTATGCCACAATGTTCAAATCTGTTGCCCACAATCGTTATCTGCTTTCAGTTGTGTGACACGTTGCTTATTTTTGTTGAAAACTACAGGATAGTTTCTTTGCTAGCTTTGCCCTTGGTTGGGTCATCACCAATGGTGCTGGTCTTGCATCCTACCCAATTGACACTGTCCGCAGAAGAATGATGATGACCTCCGGTGAAGCCGTCAAGTACAAGAGTTCCCTGGATGCCTTCCAACAAATCTTGAAGAACGAGGGTGCCAAGTCTCTCTTCAAGGGTGCTGGTGCTAACATCCTCCGTGCCATAGCTGGTGCTGGTGTGCTGTCTGGTTATGACAAGCTACAGCTGCTTGTGTTCGGCAAGAAGTACGGATCTGGTTCCGGTTAAGAATATTTTTCCTCCCAAGCCATATTAGCTTTTAGATGGTGATGAAAATCTTTTTGAGTTTTTGAAGAACTCGTTTCGGCAAAATTTTCTTAAAATAATTCAGTTATAGGGGAGTTAATCCCAAACCGAATTTTACTGCGGGATTGAGTTTTGTTTCCCATAAACCAGATTAtttgagtggtgaaaaattcCATTCATCCTGAAGTTTCATTTATGTGATTTGCTGGTTATTTATGTGTGTTTCTGTTTAAAATTTTGCAATGATGTCGAATTATTGTGCTTAAATgttgtttttgaaattttgcATACTGTCGAAGGGAAGTGATTTTCATGCAgcgtgtttttccttttcatgcGACGGAAAGAAACAGAAGTATGAAACTCTTAATTCGAGTGAGAacttttagggtgcgtttggtacgcagatgggacgggacggaacgaatgtgtaatttttgaaaaagacatggggtatatttgttttaaaatggtaaaacattgtgtttcaCAGaagtggaacaaacccgttccagggggaggtgggacgcaaaaacacccaaaatctgtcttGTGGAACAGCTCGTTTCACctatttttggttcaccaaacgtgggacggaacacctcgtcccgttccgtcccgtcccgtcccacgtaccaaacgcacccttacgGATGCAATTTTTGGAGCAACTGCCTACTGTTTGACATGAGAGCTTAAATACTGTTTGTGCCTTCTACTATCGGGCTGATGGAGAAAGAGATTAGTTTTTTCATCAATGTGTGGTGAGATACTTAGATACCACTATTAGGGAAAATAACGTATTTCATGATCTTTGTGAGCCTCGAGTGGTTTAATTTTCCACCATAACTTTTTACTGAAGAATAAAATTACCACTGATTCGTCCGTCTTTGTTGGAGAAACGATTATGAAAATAGAGGAATCAAACCCTGATCCATAAT
Proteins encoded in this region:
- the LOC126628617 gene encoding ADP,ATP carrier protein 1, mitochondrial-like isoform X1, translated to MVDQVQHPSVVQKVAGQLLQQSIQGYDNGFQRPGMYQRRAYGNYTNAALQYPFMPACRATTDMSLVPSTASPIFVQAPAEKGHFLIDFLMGGVSAAVSKTAAAPIERVKLLIQNQDEMIKTGRLSQPYKGIGECFSRTIKEEGFGSLWRGNTANVIRYFPTQALNFAFKDYFKRLFNFKKDRDGYWKWFAGNLASGGAAGASSLFFVYSLDYARTRLANDSKAAKKGGERQFNGLVDVYRKTLKSDGIAGLYRGFNISCVGIIVYRGLYFGLYDSLKPVVLTGGLQDSFFASFALGWVITNGAGLASYPIDTVRRRMMMTSGEAVKYKSSLDAFQQILKNEGAKSLFKGAGANILRAIAGAGVLSGYDKLQLLVFGKKYGSGSG
- the LOC126628617 gene encoding ADP,ATP carrier protein 1, mitochondrial-like isoform X3 encodes the protein MVDQVQHPSVVQKVAGQLLQQSIQGYDNGFQRPGMYQRRAYGNYTNAALQYPFMPACRATTDMSLVPSTASPIFVQAPAEKGHFLIDFLMGGVSAAVSKTAAAPIERVKLLIQNQDEMIKTGRLSQPYKGIGECFSRTIKEEGFGSLWRGNTANVIRYFPTQALNFAFKDYFKRLFNFKKDRDGYWKWFAGNLASGGAAGASSLFFVYSLDYARTRLANDSKAAKKGGERQFNGLVDVYRKTLKSDGIAGLYRGFNISCVGIIVYRGLYFGLYDSLKPVVLTGGLQDSFFASFALGWVITNGAGLASYPIDTVRRRMMMTSGEAVKYKSSLDAFQQILKNEGAKSLFKGAGANILRAIAGAGVLSGYDKLQLLVFGKKYGSGSG